A single window of Bombus pascuorum chromosome 1, iyBomPasc1.1, whole genome shotgun sequence DNA harbors:
- the LOC132916073 gene encoding cytoplasmic dynein 1 intermediate chain isoform X6, whose protein sequence is MMSDRKAELERKKAKLQAIREEKERRRREKEQKDVEEATVRAAGTDKDHRKELDAMLSSLGVAPVSDVLSSLSSMNSLTPEQSTNATPDASLQPSSINSAQSSSARKKNRELTIVSVAHTNIPPKEPVVYTKQTQTIQTSHTSHDGLSASSSAYTIYSSCSTTTPTHSYSAGYFETDWWRPRKGGSAPNYLYEYNLNPGLEWEDEFTAEDEENSLPHMDGFQSKLPPGILPHGLPQVKEVQPAVTQVEQEKEKEKPKEVQELSEEEKQMIILSEDFQRFLDRTSRIVERALGESVNIYSDYTGTMDGEDGMDEKSHQRLWLNRWFFCDRWSRNRCVTSMDWSPQFPELLAASYNNNDDTPNDPDGVCLVWNTKFKKTTPEFIFHCQSPVMSTTFARFHPNLILGGTYSGQIVLWDNRVQKRTPIQRTPLSASAHTHPVYCLNVVGAQNAHNLISISTDGKLCSWSLDMLSQPQETLELHTKQSKAIAATCLAFPHGDVNNFVVGSEEGTVYSACRHGTKAGVLDSYEGHQGPVTGISTHAVQGGIDFSHLFLTSSIDWTIKLWSLKESKPLYSFEHNGDYVYDVAWSPTHPALFAAVDDSGRLDLWNLNQDTEVPTASIVINGSPALNRVSWTPSGLHVTVGDDTGKIWVYDVAEHLAHPRIDEWNKFLYTQQELKHNKADEELHKLNLREPTSLTSMPPLLATCPLR, encoded by the exons ATGATGTCTGACAGAAAAGCAGaacttgaaagaaaaaaagccaAACTTCAGGCTAttagagaagaaaaggaaagacgtagaagagaaaaagaacagaaagat gTTGAGGAAGCTACAGTTCGTGCTGCAGGAACGGATAAAGATCATCGGAAAGAATTAGATGCTATGCTTTCATCCTTGGGGGTAGCACCGGTGTCag ATGTCTTATCCAGTTTATCTAGTATGAATTCTTTGACTCCAGAACAAAGTACTAATGCTACTCCCGATGCTAGTTTACAGCCATCTAGTATAAATTCTGCTCAGag CAGCAGTGCCAGGAAGAAGAATCGGGAACTAACGATTGTTTCTGTGGCACATACCAATATTCCTCCAAAAGAACCAGTTGTTTATACCAAACAAACACAAACTATTCAAACATCGCACACATCTCACGACG GACTGTCCGCATCTTCTTCTGCATACACCATCTACTCCTCCTGTtcaacaacaacaccaactCACTCTTACTCCGCAGGCTACTTTGAGACTGACTGGTGGCGTCCCAGGAAAGGTGGGTCTGCACCAAACTACCTAT ACGAGTACAATCTAAATCCTGGTTTAGAATGGGAGGACGAATTTACAG CCGAAGACGAAGAGAACAGTTTGCCGCATATGGATGGTTTCCAAAGCAAGCTTCCTCCTGGAATTCTTCCCCATGGTTTACCACAGGTTAAGGAAGTGCAGCCAGCGGTTACACAAGTGGAgcaagaaaaggaaaaagaaaaacctaAAGAAg TACAAGAACTCAGCGAAGAAGAGAAACAAATGATCATACTATCTGAAGATTTTCAACGATTCCTTGATCGTACTAGTAGAATTGTGGAAAGGGCATTAGGAGAATCTGTCAATATTTATAGCGATTATACCGGTACCATGGATGGTGAAGATGGAAT GGACGAAAAGAGTCATCAGCGTTTGTGGTTAAATCGATGGTTCTTCTGCGATCGATGGTCTCGTAATCGTTGTGTGACCTCGATGGATTGGTCACCTCAGTTTCCAGAACTTCTTGCAGCCTCCTATAACAATAACGACGACACTCCAAACGATCCCGATGGAGTGTGTTTGGTTTGGAACACAAAGTTTAAGAAAACAACACcggaatttattttccattgtCAGTCTCCGGTTATGTCGACCACGTTCGCAAGATTTCATCCTAATTTAATCTTAGGGGGTACTTATTCCGGACAAATCGTTCTCTGGGACAATAGAGTACAAAAGAGAACTCCTATTCAACGAACTCCACTATCAGCAAGCGCACATACT caTCCTGTATATTGTCTAAACGTTGTTGGGGCACAAAACGCGCACAATTTGATAAGCATATCAACCGATGGCAAACTGTGCTCCTGGAGTTTAGACATGTTGTCACAACCGCAAGAGACATTGGAGCTTCACACTAAACAGTCGAAAGCAATTGCTGCCACTTGTTTGGCGTTCCCTCATGGCGATGTTAATAATTTCGTTGTAGGCAGCGAAGAAGGAACTGTATATTCCG CTTGTCGTCATGGTACAAAAGCTGGTGTATTAGATTCTTACGAAGGTCATCAAGGACCAGTTACAGGAATTAGTACACACGCCGTACAAGGTGGAATAGATTTCTCACATCTATTCTTAACATCGTCCATCGATTGGACGATCAAGCTCTGGAGTCTTAAAGAGAGCAAACCTCTATATTCTTTCGAGCACAACGGTGATTACGTTTATGACGTTGCGTGGTCACCGACCCATCCAGCTCTCTTTGCCGCGGTAGACGATTCAGGACGATTAGATTTATGGAATTTGAATCAAGATACCGAAGTACCCACCGCTAGTATCGTGATCAATGGTTCTCCGGCTCTTAACAGAGTTTCATGGACACCGAGCGGTTTACACGTAACCGTTGGTGATGATACTGGAAAGATTTGGGTGTACGATGTTGCCGAG cATCTGGCACATCCAAGAATCGACGAGTGGAACAAATTCTTGTACACTCAGCAAGAGCTGAAACACAACAAAGCGGACGAAGAACTGCATAAACTTAATTTAAGAGAACCTACTTCGTTAACTTCCATGCCTCCGCTGCTAGCGACGTGTCCCCTCagataa
- the LOC132916073 gene encoding cytoplasmic dynein 1 intermediate chain isoform X24, with translation MMSDRKAELERKKAKLQAIREEKERRRREKEQKDVEEATVRAAGTDKDHRKELDAMLSSLGVAPVSDVLSSLSSMNSLTPEQSTNATPDASLQPSSINSAQSSSARKKNRELTIVSVAHTNIPPKEPVVYTKQTQTIQTSHTSHDAHAFDYYDEYNLNPGLEWEDEFTVLTFDDGQAEDEENSLPHMDGFQSKLPPGILPHGLPQVKEVQPAVTQVEQEKEKEKPKEVQELSEEEKQMIILSEDFQRFLDRTSRIVERALGESVNIYSDYTGTMDGEDGMDEKSHQRLWLNRWFFCDRWSRNRCVTSMDWSPQFPELLAASYNNNDDTPNDPDGVCLVWNTKFKKTTPEFIFHCQSPVMSTTFARFHPNLILGGTYSGQIVLWDNRVQKRTPIQRTPLSASAHTHPVYCLNVVGAQNAHNLISISTDGKLCSWSLDMLSQPQETLELHTKQSKAIAATCLAFPHGDVNNFVVGSEEGTVYSACRHGTKAGVLDSYEGHQGPVTGISTHAVQGGIDFSHLFLTSSIDWTIKLWSLKESKPLYSFEHNGDYVYDVAWSPTHPALFAAVDDSGRLDLWNLNQDTEVPTASIVINGSPALNRVSWTPSGLHVTVGDDTGKIWVYDVAEHLAHPRIDEWNKFLYTQQELKHNKADEELHKLNLREPTSLTSMPPLLATCPLR, from the exons ATGATGTCTGACAGAAAAGCAGaacttgaaagaaaaaaagccaAACTTCAGGCTAttagagaagaaaaggaaagacgtagaagagaaaaagaacagaaagat gTTGAGGAAGCTACAGTTCGTGCTGCAGGAACGGATAAAGATCATCGGAAAGAATTAGATGCTATGCTTTCATCCTTGGGGGTAGCACCGGTGTCag ATGTCTTATCCAGTTTATCTAGTATGAATTCTTTGACTCCAGAACAAAGTACTAATGCTACTCCCGATGCTAGTTTACAGCCATCTAGTATAAATTCTGCTCAGag CAGCAGTGCCAGGAAGAAGAATCGGGAACTAACGATTGTTTCTGTGGCACATACCAATATTCCTCCAAAAGAACCAGTTGTTTATACCAAACAAACACAAACTATTCAAACATCGCACACATCTCACGACG CTCATGCATTCGACTATTACG ACGAGTACAATCTAAATCCTGGTTTAGAATGGGAGGACGAATTTACAG TTTTGACATTTGATGATGGCCAAGCCGAAGACGAAGAGAACAGTTTGCCGCATATGGATGGTTTCCAAAGCAAGCTTCCTCCTGGAATTCTTCCCCATGGTTTACCACAGGTTAAGGAAGTGCAGCCAGCGGTTACACAAGTGGAgcaagaaaaggaaaaagaaaaacctaAAGAAg TACAAGAACTCAGCGAAGAAGAGAAACAAATGATCATACTATCTGAAGATTTTCAACGATTCCTTGATCGTACTAGTAGAATTGTGGAAAGGGCATTAGGAGAATCTGTCAATATTTATAGCGATTATACCGGTACCATGGATGGTGAAGATGGAAT GGACGAAAAGAGTCATCAGCGTTTGTGGTTAAATCGATGGTTCTTCTGCGATCGATGGTCTCGTAATCGTTGTGTGACCTCGATGGATTGGTCACCTCAGTTTCCAGAACTTCTTGCAGCCTCCTATAACAATAACGACGACACTCCAAACGATCCCGATGGAGTGTGTTTGGTTTGGAACACAAAGTTTAAGAAAACAACACcggaatttattttccattgtCAGTCTCCGGTTATGTCGACCACGTTCGCAAGATTTCATCCTAATTTAATCTTAGGGGGTACTTATTCCGGACAAATCGTTCTCTGGGACAATAGAGTACAAAAGAGAACTCCTATTCAACGAACTCCACTATCAGCAAGCGCACATACT caTCCTGTATATTGTCTAAACGTTGTTGGGGCACAAAACGCGCACAATTTGATAAGCATATCAACCGATGGCAAACTGTGCTCCTGGAGTTTAGACATGTTGTCACAACCGCAAGAGACATTGGAGCTTCACACTAAACAGTCGAAAGCAATTGCTGCCACTTGTTTGGCGTTCCCTCATGGCGATGTTAATAATTTCGTTGTAGGCAGCGAAGAAGGAACTGTATATTCCG CTTGTCGTCATGGTACAAAAGCTGGTGTATTAGATTCTTACGAAGGTCATCAAGGACCAGTTACAGGAATTAGTACACACGCCGTACAAGGTGGAATAGATTTCTCACATCTATTCTTAACATCGTCCATCGATTGGACGATCAAGCTCTGGAGTCTTAAAGAGAGCAAACCTCTATATTCTTTCGAGCACAACGGTGATTACGTTTATGACGTTGCGTGGTCACCGACCCATCCAGCTCTCTTTGCCGCGGTAGACGATTCAGGACGATTAGATTTATGGAATTTGAATCAAGATACCGAAGTACCCACCGCTAGTATCGTGATCAATGGTTCTCCGGCTCTTAACAGAGTTTCATGGACACCGAGCGGTTTACACGTAACCGTTGGTGATGATACTGGAAAGATTTGGGTGTACGATGTTGCCGAG cATCTGGCACATCCAAGAATCGACGAGTGGAACAAATTCTTGTACACTCAGCAAGAGCTGAAACACAACAAAGCGGACGAAGAACTGCATAAACTTAATTTAAGAGAACCTACTTCGTTAACTTCCATGCCTCCGCTGCTAGCGACGTGTCCCCTCagataa
- the LOC132916073 gene encoding cytoplasmic dynein 1 intermediate chain isoform X3 yields MMSDRKAELERKKAKLQAIREEKERRRREKEQKDVEEATVRAAGTDKDHRKELDAMLSSLGVAPVSDVLSSLSSMNSLTPEQSTNATPDASLQPSSINSAQSSSARKKNRELTIVSVAHTNIPPKEPVVYTKQTQTIQTSHTSHDGLSASSSAYTIYSSCSTTTPTHSYSAGYFETDWWRPRKGGSAPNYLYEYNLNPGLEWEDEFTVLTFDDGQAEDEENSLPHMDGFQSKLPPGILPHGLPQVKEVQPAVTQVEQEKEKEKPKEVQELSEEEKQMIILSEDFQRFLDRTSRIVERALGESVNIYSDYTGTMDGEDGMDEKSHQRLWLNRWFFCDRWSRNRCVTSMDWSPQFPELLAASYNNNDDTPNDPDGVCLVWNTKFKKTTPEFIFHCQSPVMSTTFARFHPNLILGGTYSGQIVLWDNRVQKRTPIQRTPLSASAHTHPVYCLNVVGAQNAHNLISISTDGKLCSWSLDMLSQPQETLELHTKQSKAIAATCLAFPHGDVNNFVVGSEEGTVYSACRHGTKAGVLDSYEGHQGPVTGISTHAVQGGIDFSHLFLTSSIDWTIKLWSLKESKPLYSFEHNGDYVYDVAWSPTHPALFAAVDDSGRLDLWNLNQDTEVPTASIVINGSPALNRVSWTPSGLHVTVGDDTGKIWVYDVAEHLAHPRIDEWNKFLYTQQELKHNKADEELHKLNLREPTSLTSMPPLLATCPLR; encoded by the exons ATGATGTCTGACAGAAAAGCAGaacttgaaagaaaaaaagccaAACTTCAGGCTAttagagaagaaaaggaaagacgtagaagagaaaaagaacagaaagat gTTGAGGAAGCTACAGTTCGTGCTGCAGGAACGGATAAAGATCATCGGAAAGAATTAGATGCTATGCTTTCATCCTTGGGGGTAGCACCGGTGTCag ATGTCTTATCCAGTTTATCTAGTATGAATTCTTTGACTCCAGAACAAAGTACTAATGCTACTCCCGATGCTAGTTTACAGCCATCTAGTATAAATTCTGCTCAGag CAGCAGTGCCAGGAAGAAGAATCGGGAACTAACGATTGTTTCTGTGGCACATACCAATATTCCTCCAAAAGAACCAGTTGTTTATACCAAACAAACACAAACTATTCAAACATCGCACACATCTCACGACG GACTGTCCGCATCTTCTTCTGCATACACCATCTACTCCTCCTGTtcaacaacaacaccaactCACTCTTACTCCGCAGGCTACTTTGAGACTGACTGGTGGCGTCCCAGGAAAGGTGGGTCTGCACCAAACTACCTAT ACGAGTACAATCTAAATCCTGGTTTAGAATGGGAGGACGAATTTACAG TTTTGACATTTGATGATGGCCAAGCCGAAGACGAAGAGAACAGTTTGCCGCATATGGATGGTTTCCAAAGCAAGCTTCCTCCTGGAATTCTTCCCCATGGTTTACCACAGGTTAAGGAAGTGCAGCCAGCGGTTACACAAGTGGAgcaagaaaaggaaaaagaaaaacctaAAGAAg TACAAGAACTCAGCGAAGAAGAGAAACAAATGATCATACTATCTGAAGATTTTCAACGATTCCTTGATCGTACTAGTAGAATTGTGGAAAGGGCATTAGGAGAATCTGTCAATATTTATAGCGATTATACCGGTACCATGGATGGTGAAGATGGAAT GGACGAAAAGAGTCATCAGCGTTTGTGGTTAAATCGATGGTTCTTCTGCGATCGATGGTCTCGTAATCGTTGTGTGACCTCGATGGATTGGTCACCTCAGTTTCCAGAACTTCTTGCAGCCTCCTATAACAATAACGACGACACTCCAAACGATCCCGATGGAGTGTGTTTGGTTTGGAACACAAAGTTTAAGAAAACAACACcggaatttattttccattgtCAGTCTCCGGTTATGTCGACCACGTTCGCAAGATTTCATCCTAATTTAATCTTAGGGGGTACTTATTCCGGACAAATCGTTCTCTGGGACAATAGAGTACAAAAGAGAACTCCTATTCAACGAACTCCACTATCAGCAAGCGCACATACT caTCCTGTATATTGTCTAAACGTTGTTGGGGCACAAAACGCGCACAATTTGATAAGCATATCAACCGATGGCAAACTGTGCTCCTGGAGTTTAGACATGTTGTCACAACCGCAAGAGACATTGGAGCTTCACACTAAACAGTCGAAAGCAATTGCTGCCACTTGTTTGGCGTTCCCTCATGGCGATGTTAATAATTTCGTTGTAGGCAGCGAAGAAGGAACTGTATATTCCG CTTGTCGTCATGGTACAAAAGCTGGTGTATTAGATTCTTACGAAGGTCATCAAGGACCAGTTACAGGAATTAGTACACACGCCGTACAAGGTGGAATAGATTTCTCACATCTATTCTTAACATCGTCCATCGATTGGACGATCAAGCTCTGGAGTCTTAAAGAGAGCAAACCTCTATATTCTTTCGAGCACAACGGTGATTACGTTTATGACGTTGCGTGGTCACCGACCCATCCAGCTCTCTTTGCCGCGGTAGACGATTCAGGACGATTAGATTTATGGAATTTGAATCAAGATACCGAAGTACCCACCGCTAGTATCGTGATCAATGGTTCTCCGGCTCTTAACAGAGTTTCATGGACACCGAGCGGTTTACACGTAACCGTTGGTGATGATACTGGAAAGATTTGGGTGTACGATGTTGCCGAG cATCTGGCACATCCAAGAATCGACGAGTGGAACAAATTCTTGTACACTCAGCAAGAGCTGAAACACAACAAAGCGGACGAAGAACTGCATAAACTTAATTTAAGAGAACCTACTTCGTTAACTTCCATGCCTCCGCTGCTAGCGACGTGTCCCCTCagataa
- the LOC132916073 gene encoding cytoplasmic dynein 1 intermediate chain isoform X23 has protein sequence MMSDRKAELERKKAKLQAIREEKERRRREKEQKDVEEATVRAAGTDKDHRKELDAMLSSLGVAPVSDVLSSLSSMNSLTPEQSTNATPDASLQPSSINSAQSSSARKKNRELTIVSVAHTNIPPKEPVVYTKQTQTIQTSHTSHDGYFETDWWRPRKGGSAPNYLSHAFDYYVLTFDDGQAEDEENSLPHMDGFQSKLPPGILPHGLPQVKEVQPAVTQVEQEKEKEKPKEVQELSEEEKQMIILSEDFQRFLDRTSRIVERALGESVNIYSDYTGTMDGEDGMDEKSHQRLWLNRWFFCDRWSRNRCVTSMDWSPQFPELLAASYNNNDDTPNDPDGVCLVWNTKFKKTTPEFIFHCQSPVMSTTFARFHPNLILGGTYSGQIVLWDNRVQKRTPIQRTPLSASAHTHPVYCLNVVGAQNAHNLISISTDGKLCSWSLDMLSQPQETLELHTKQSKAIAATCLAFPHGDVNNFVVGSEEGTVYSACRHGTKAGVLDSYEGHQGPVTGISTHAVQGGIDFSHLFLTSSIDWTIKLWSLKESKPLYSFEHNGDYVYDVAWSPTHPALFAAVDDSGRLDLWNLNQDTEVPTASIVINGSPALNRVSWTPSGLHVTVGDDTGKIWVYDVAEHLAHPRIDEWNKFLYTQQELKHNKADEELHKLNLREPTSLTSMPPLLATCPLR, from the exons ATGATGTCTGACAGAAAAGCAGaacttgaaagaaaaaaagccaAACTTCAGGCTAttagagaagaaaaggaaagacgtagaagagaaaaagaacagaaagat gTTGAGGAAGCTACAGTTCGTGCTGCAGGAACGGATAAAGATCATCGGAAAGAATTAGATGCTATGCTTTCATCCTTGGGGGTAGCACCGGTGTCag ATGTCTTATCCAGTTTATCTAGTATGAATTCTTTGACTCCAGAACAAAGTACTAATGCTACTCCCGATGCTAGTTTACAGCCATCTAGTATAAATTCTGCTCAGag CAGCAGTGCCAGGAAGAAGAATCGGGAACTAACGATTGTTTCTGTGGCACATACCAATATTCCTCCAAAAGAACCAGTTGTTTATACCAAACAAACACAAACTATTCAAACATCGCACACATCTCACGACG GCTACTTTGAGACTGACTGGTGGCGTCCCAGGAAAGGTGGGTCTGCACCAAACTACCTAT CTCATGCATTCGACTATTACG TTTTGACATTTGATGATGGCCAAGCCGAAGACGAAGAGAACAGTTTGCCGCATATGGATGGTTTCCAAAGCAAGCTTCCTCCTGGAATTCTTCCCCATGGTTTACCACAGGTTAAGGAAGTGCAGCCAGCGGTTACACAAGTGGAgcaagaaaaggaaaaagaaaaacctaAAGAAg TACAAGAACTCAGCGAAGAAGAGAAACAAATGATCATACTATCTGAAGATTTTCAACGATTCCTTGATCGTACTAGTAGAATTGTGGAAAGGGCATTAGGAGAATCTGTCAATATTTATAGCGATTATACCGGTACCATGGATGGTGAAGATGGAAT GGACGAAAAGAGTCATCAGCGTTTGTGGTTAAATCGATGGTTCTTCTGCGATCGATGGTCTCGTAATCGTTGTGTGACCTCGATGGATTGGTCACCTCAGTTTCCAGAACTTCTTGCAGCCTCCTATAACAATAACGACGACACTCCAAACGATCCCGATGGAGTGTGTTTGGTTTGGAACACAAAGTTTAAGAAAACAACACcggaatttattttccattgtCAGTCTCCGGTTATGTCGACCACGTTCGCAAGATTTCATCCTAATTTAATCTTAGGGGGTACTTATTCCGGACAAATCGTTCTCTGGGACAATAGAGTACAAAAGAGAACTCCTATTCAACGAACTCCACTATCAGCAAGCGCACATACT caTCCTGTATATTGTCTAAACGTTGTTGGGGCACAAAACGCGCACAATTTGATAAGCATATCAACCGATGGCAAACTGTGCTCCTGGAGTTTAGACATGTTGTCACAACCGCAAGAGACATTGGAGCTTCACACTAAACAGTCGAAAGCAATTGCTGCCACTTGTTTGGCGTTCCCTCATGGCGATGTTAATAATTTCGTTGTAGGCAGCGAAGAAGGAACTGTATATTCCG CTTGTCGTCATGGTACAAAAGCTGGTGTATTAGATTCTTACGAAGGTCATCAAGGACCAGTTACAGGAATTAGTACACACGCCGTACAAGGTGGAATAGATTTCTCACATCTATTCTTAACATCGTCCATCGATTGGACGATCAAGCTCTGGAGTCTTAAAGAGAGCAAACCTCTATATTCTTTCGAGCACAACGGTGATTACGTTTATGACGTTGCGTGGTCACCGACCCATCCAGCTCTCTTTGCCGCGGTAGACGATTCAGGACGATTAGATTTATGGAATTTGAATCAAGATACCGAAGTACCCACCGCTAGTATCGTGATCAATGGTTCTCCGGCTCTTAACAGAGTTTCATGGACACCGAGCGGTTTACACGTAACCGTTGGTGATGATACTGGAAAGATTTGGGTGTACGATGTTGCCGAG cATCTGGCACATCCAAGAATCGACGAGTGGAACAAATTCTTGTACACTCAGCAAGAGCTGAAACACAACAAAGCGGACGAAGAACTGCATAAACTTAATTTAAGAGAACCTACTTCGTTAACTTCCATGCCTCCGCTGCTAGCGACGTGTCCCCTCagataa
- the LOC132916073 gene encoding cytoplasmic dynein 1 intermediate chain isoform X2: MMSDRKAELERKKAKLQAIREEKERRRREKEQKDVEEATVRAAGTDKDHRKELDAMLSSLGVAPVSDVLSSLSSMNSLTPEQSTNATPDASLQPSSINSAQSSARKKNRELTIVSVAHTNIPPKEPVVYTKQTQTIQTSHTSHDGLSASSSAYTIYSSCSTTTPTHSYSAGYFETDWWRPRKGGSAPNYLSHAFDYYDEYNLNPGLEWEDEFTVLTFDDGQAEDEENSLPHMDGFQSKLPPGILPHGLPQVKEVQPAVTQVEQEKEKEKPKEVQELSEEEKQMIILSEDFQRFLDRTSRIVERALGESVNIYSDYTGTMDGEDGMDEKSHQRLWLNRWFFCDRWSRNRCVTSMDWSPQFPELLAASYNNNDDTPNDPDGVCLVWNTKFKKTTPEFIFHCQSPVMSTTFARFHPNLILGGTYSGQIVLWDNRVQKRTPIQRTPLSASAHTHPVYCLNVVGAQNAHNLISISTDGKLCSWSLDMLSQPQETLELHTKQSKAIAATCLAFPHGDVNNFVVGSEEGTVYSACRHGTKAGVLDSYEGHQGPVTGISTHAVQGGIDFSHLFLTSSIDWTIKLWSLKESKPLYSFEHNGDYVYDVAWSPTHPALFAAVDDSGRLDLWNLNQDTEVPTASIVINGSPALNRVSWTPSGLHVTVGDDTGKIWVYDVAEHLAHPRIDEWNKFLYTQQELKHNKADEELHKLNLREPTSLTSMPPLLATCPLR; this comes from the exons ATGATGTCTGACAGAAAAGCAGaacttgaaagaaaaaaagccaAACTTCAGGCTAttagagaagaaaaggaaagacgtagaagagaaaaagaacagaaagat gTTGAGGAAGCTACAGTTCGTGCTGCAGGAACGGATAAAGATCATCGGAAAGAATTAGATGCTATGCTTTCATCCTTGGGGGTAGCACCGGTGTCag ATGTCTTATCCAGTTTATCTAGTATGAATTCTTTGACTCCAGAACAAAGTACTAATGCTACTCCCGATGCTAGTTTACAGCCATCTAGTATAAATTCTGCTCAGag CAGTGCCAGGAAGAAGAATCGGGAACTAACGATTGTTTCTGTGGCACATACCAATATTCCTCCAAAAGAACCAGTTGTTTATACCAAACAAACACAAACTATTCAAACATCGCACACATCTCACGACG GACTGTCCGCATCTTCTTCTGCATACACCATCTACTCCTCCTGTtcaacaacaacaccaactCACTCTTACTCCGCAGGCTACTTTGAGACTGACTGGTGGCGTCCCAGGAAAGGTGGGTCTGCACCAAACTACCTAT CTCATGCATTCGACTATTACG ACGAGTACAATCTAAATCCTGGTTTAGAATGGGAGGACGAATTTACAG TTTTGACATTTGATGATGGCCAAGCCGAAGACGAAGAGAACAGTTTGCCGCATATGGATGGTTTCCAAAGCAAGCTTCCTCCTGGAATTCTTCCCCATGGTTTACCACAGGTTAAGGAAGTGCAGCCAGCGGTTACACAAGTGGAgcaagaaaaggaaaaagaaaaacctaAAGAAg TACAAGAACTCAGCGAAGAAGAGAAACAAATGATCATACTATCTGAAGATTTTCAACGATTCCTTGATCGTACTAGTAGAATTGTGGAAAGGGCATTAGGAGAATCTGTCAATATTTATAGCGATTATACCGGTACCATGGATGGTGAAGATGGAAT GGACGAAAAGAGTCATCAGCGTTTGTGGTTAAATCGATGGTTCTTCTGCGATCGATGGTCTCGTAATCGTTGTGTGACCTCGATGGATTGGTCACCTCAGTTTCCAGAACTTCTTGCAGCCTCCTATAACAATAACGACGACACTCCAAACGATCCCGATGGAGTGTGTTTGGTTTGGAACACAAAGTTTAAGAAAACAACACcggaatttattttccattgtCAGTCTCCGGTTATGTCGACCACGTTCGCAAGATTTCATCCTAATTTAATCTTAGGGGGTACTTATTCCGGACAAATCGTTCTCTGGGACAATAGAGTACAAAAGAGAACTCCTATTCAACGAACTCCACTATCAGCAAGCGCACATACT caTCCTGTATATTGTCTAAACGTTGTTGGGGCACAAAACGCGCACAATTTGATAAGCATATCAACCGATGGCAAACTGTGCTCCTGGAGTTTAGACATGTTGTCACAACCGCAAGAGACATTGGAGCTTCACACTAAACAGTCGAAAGCAATTGCTGCCACTTGTTTGGCGTTCCCTCATGGCGATGTTAATAATTTCGTTGTAGGCAGCGAAGAAGGAACTGTATATTCCG CTTGTCGTCATGGTACAAAAGCTGGTGTATTAGATTCTTACGAAGGTCATCAAGGACCAGTTACAGGAATTAGTACACACGCCGTACAAGGTGGAATAGATTTCTCACATCTATTCTTAACATCGTCCATCGATTGGACGATCAAGCTCTGGAGTCTTAAAGAGAGCAAACCTCTATATTCTTTCGAGCACAACGGTGATTACGTTTATGACGTTGCGTGGTCACCGACCCATCCAGCTCTCTTTGCCGCGGTAGACGATTCAGGACGATTAGATTTATGGAATTTGAATCAAGATACCGAAGTACCCACCGCTAGTATCGTGATCAATGGTTCTCCGGCTCTTAACAGAGTTTCATGGACACCGAGCGGTTTACACGTAACCGTTGGTGATGATACTGGAAAGATTTGGGTGTACGATGTTGCCGAG cATCTGGCACATCCAAGAATCGACGAGTGGAACAAATTCTTGTACACTCAGCAAGAGCTGAAACACAACAAAGCGGACGAAGAACTGCATAAACTTAATTTAAGAGAACCTACTTCGTTAACTTCCATGCCTCCGCTGCTAGCGACGTGTCCCCTCagataa